From the Acetobacter aceti genome, one window contains:
- a CDS encoding MFS transporter, producing MTSSAFPEPGLHGLARISAMSAVALGLLLAVLDYSAANVALPTIGHDLHVPSSDSIWVVNAYQFASLVTLLPLAALGSRVGFARMYLIGTTIFIVASALCALSHTLTEISLARILQGLGSACILSVNLALIRFIYPPKELGKGIGLNGLVVGLGVALGPSIGAAMLSVASWPWIFWLNVPLGGTALLLGFFALPATPRSSAPYDMPHTLLSVLALGGIALGLDEFAHGHLGLKGFGPLAIGCAAICILWYRQHDHAAPIFPADLLKHRPFRTAFLVSVMSFMSSNLFMISIPFTLQTVLAKSASLTGLLITAWPIGVTIASPISGRLADRLPVGLVSSCGLLLTGCGFVILCCLSPTASDPMIAVAILIAGIGFGIFQPLNNRAMMANTRAGREGGASGMVSLSRLSGQTLGATSTASIFMYVPSRASLLCLILAAFCALIAAVISGSRLLTVRTAR from the coding sequence ATGACATCCTCTGCCTTCCCGGAGCCAGGATTGCACGGCTTGGCGCGGATATCGGCCATGAGCGCTGTGGCGCTTGGCCTGCTGCTCGCGGTTCTCGATTATTCGGCGGCCAATGTGGCGTTGCCGACGATCGGTCATGACCTCCATGTCCCGTCCTCCGACTCAATCTGGGTCGTCAACGCCTATCAGTTCGCGTCGCTTGTTACGCTGCTGCCTCTCGCGGCCTTGGGATCGCGTGTGGGGTTTGCCCGCATGTATCTTATCGGCACCACCATCTTCATTGTTGCGTCTGCCCTCTGTGCCTTATCACACACCCTGACCGAAATTTCTCTGGCGCGCATTCTGCAGGGGCTGGGCAGCGCCTGCATTCTGAGTGTCAATCTTGCGCTTATCCGTTTCATTTATCCCCCGAAGGAACTCGGCAAGGGAATTGGTCTTAACGGGCTGGTGGTCGGGCTGGGCGTCGCGCTTGGTCCCTCCATCGGCGCAGCCATGCTCAGTGTGGCGAGTTGGCCGTGGATCTTCTGGCTGAACGTGCCTCTGGGAGGAACTGCGCTACTGTTGGGCTTTTTCGCACTCCCCGCTACCCCGCGTTCTTCAGCGCCCTATGACATGCCCCACACGTTGTTGTCTGTTCTCGCATTGGGCGGTATCGCGCTGGGTCTGGACGAGTTCGCCCATGGTCATCTCGGTCTGAAAGGATTTGGACCACTTGCAATCGGGTGTGCTGCGATTTGTATACTCTGGTATCGCCAGCATGATCACGCCGCTCCGATCTTTCCAGCTGACCTACTGAAACATAGGCCATTCCGCACAGCTTTTCTGGTCAGTGTGATGAGTTTCATGTCCTCCAACCTCTTCATGATCTCAATCCCGTTCACTCTGCAAACTGTACTCGCAAAGAGCGCATCCCTTACAGGGCTACTGATCACTGCATGGCCAATCGGCGTTACAATTGCGTCACCCATTTCGGGCAGGTTGGCGGATAGGCTGCCTGTAGGGCTGGTCTCTTCCTGTGGGCTATTACTAACTGGTTGCGGGTTCGTGATTTTGTGCTGTCTGTCTCCAACGGCGTCCGATCCGATGATCGCCGTTGCTATTTTGATCGCCGGCATAGGTTTTGGCATATTTCAGCCGCTGAATAACCGCGCCATGATGGCCAACACCCGCGCAGGACGGGAAGGCGGGGCCAGCGGCATGGTCTCACTCTCCCGCCTGAGTGGGCAAACGCTGGGTGCCACGTCCACCGCCTCTATATTTATGTATGTCCCGTCACGCGCCTCTCTGCTCTGCCTCATTCTGGCCGCGTTCTGCGCCTTGATTGCGGCGGTGATCAGCGGTAGCCGTCTGTTGACGGTCCGAACTGCACGCTAG
- a CDS encoding IS481 family transposase — protein MGQILHGSARTTEAVRRAIHDSQESLRVLARRYGINPKTVAKWKKRTAVGDLPTGPKDAHSTVLSIEDEAIIVAFRRHTLLPLDDCLYALQATIPHLTRSSLHRCLQRHGISRLPEVTGDKKPRRKFKAYPIGYFHIDIAEVQTAEGKLRLFVAIDRTSKFAFVELHREAGKMIAAGFLRNLIAAVPYAIHTVLTDNGIQFTSQTRHKYAFHPIFDRVCDENGIEHRLTKVKHPWTNGQVERMNRTIREATVKRFYYETHDQLRQHLADFVMACNFARRLKTLRGLTPYEFICQQWEKEPSRFIHNPHHQNTGLNN, from the coding sequence GTGGGACAGATTTTACACGGGAGCGCCCGCACGACAGAGGCGGTCCGTCGAGCGATACACGATAGTCAAGAGAGCCTGAGGGTTCTGGCCAGGCGTTATGGGATCAACCCGAAGACGGTTGCGAAGTGGAAGAAGCGCACTGCGGTCGGTGATTTGCCGACCGGCCCCAAAGACGCGCATTCGACGGTGCTGAGCATTGAGGATGAGGCGATCATCGTTGCTTTCCGCCGTCACACGCTGCTGCCGCTGGACGACTGCCTCTACGCACTCCAGGCGACGATCCCGCACCTGACGCGATCATCCCTGCATCGCTGCCTGCAACGACACGGGATCAGCCGACTACCCGAGGTGACGGGAGACAAAAAACCCAGGCGCAAGTTCAAGGCTTATCCGATTGGCTATTTTCACATTGATATTGCTGAAGTGCAGACTGCGGAGGGTAAGCTGCGCCTGTTTGTCGCGATAGACCGTACCAGCAAATTCGCCTTTGTCGAACTGCACCGGGAAGCCGGAAAAATGATTGCCGCAGGTTTTCTGCGGAACCTGATCGCAGCAGTCCCTTATGCCATCCATACAGTTTTGACCGACAACGGCATCCAGTTCACCAGTCAGACACGGCATAAATACGCCTTCCACCCTATCTTTGATCGGGTGTGCGACGAAAACGGTATCGAGCATCGGCTGACAAAGGTGAAGCATCCATGGACCAACGGCCAGGTTGAGAGGATGAACCGCACGATCAGGGAGGCAACAGTCAAACGCTTCTATTATGAAACACATGACCAGTTGCGTCAGCACCTCGCGGACTTCGTCATGGCCTGCAATTTCGCCCGAAGGCTCAAGACGCTACGCGGTCTCACTCCATATGAATTCATTTGCCAGCAGTGGGAAAAAGAACCATCACGGTTCATACATAACCCGCACCATCAAAATACGGGACTAAACAACTAG
- a CDS encoding hydantoinase B/oxoprolinase family protein: MTTNALLTDAQQEIHFQIMWNRLIAVVGEQARVLIRTAFSPIVRECEDISAGVFDPHGRMVAQAVTGTPGHVNSMAESVGHFLRHFPIESMKEGDAYITNDPWMGTGHLNDFVITTPAFYRGKLVALFSCTGHLMDIGGLGNGPDATDVFMEGLSIPMLKLVDQGRVNETLMAMICANTRLPVDTEGDTYSLIACNDAGVEALCSMMDEFGIETIEPLTDYIIDRSRRAVLEKIAALPKGSWSYTMTVDGYDAPLDLKAALTIAEDGVSVSYAGSPPAIKRGINVPLAYTKAYTVFGLACAISPDIPNNAGSFALYRVDAPVGSVLNAQRPAPVSSRHIIGQMLPDMVFGCLRTPLPDRVPAEGTSCLWNITVRGRWKPDDGARETQVFALAITTNGGTGARPKLDGLSATAFPSGVRGTPVEIAENQCPLIFWKKELREGSGGSGQTCGGDGQVMEIGTTNDDAFELLAAFDRVKYPPRGALGGGDGAAGIVKTSKGRSLSSKGLHIIAPDERLHLLTPGGGGLGTP; the protein is encoded by the coding sequence ATGACGACAAATGCTCTTCTTACAGACGCGCAGCAGGAAATCCATTTCCAGATCATGTGGAATCGTCTGATCGCTGTTGTCGGCGAACAGGCTCGCGTCCTGATCCGCACCGCCTTTAGTCCGATCGTCCGCGAATGCGAAGATATCTCTGCCGGTGTTTTCGATCCCCATGGGCGCATGGTGGCGCAGGCTGTCACGGGCACTCCGGGCCATGTGAATTCCATGGCGGAATCTGTCGGTCATTTTCTTCGTCATTTTCCCATTGAGTCGATGAAGGAAGGTGACGCGTACATCACCAACGATCCCTGGATGGGCACGGGTCACCTGAATGACTTCGTTATCACGACCCCGGCTTTTTATCGTGGAAAGCTGGTTGCCCTGTTTTCCTGTACTGGTCATCTGATGGATATTGGCGGCTTGGGGAATGGCCCGGACGCCACTGATGTATTTATGGAAGGCCTGTCGATCCCCATGCTCAAGCTGGTCGATCAGGGCAGGGTGAACGAGACACTGATGGCCATGATCTGTGCCAATACGCGTTTGCCCGTGGATACGGAGGGCGACACCTATTCCCTCATCGCCTGCAATGATGCTGGTGTTGAGGCGCTGTGCTCCATGATGGATGAATTCGGTATTGAGACAATCGAACCGCTGACGGATTATATCATTGATCGTTCCCGGAGAGCCGTTCTCGAAAAAATCGCGGCTCTGCCGAAAGGCAGCTGGTCCTACACGATGACGGTGGATGGGTATGACGCTCCTCTCGACCTGAAGGCGGCGCTGACGATTGCCGAGGATGGCGTAAGCGTCTCCTATGCAGGCTCTCCCCCTGCCATTAAACGGGGGATCAATGTGCCACTGGCCTATACGAAAGCGTACACGGTCTTTGGTCTGGCCTGCGCCATTTCTCCCGATATTCCGAACAATGCTGGCTCGTTCGCGCTCTATCGCGTGGATGCGCCCGTCGGATCGGTGCTGAACGCCCAGCGCCCTGCTCCGGTCTCCTCCCGTCATATCATCGGGCAGATGCTGCCTGACATGGTGTTTGGTTGCCTGCGCACACCTCTACCAGATCGCGTTCCTGCCGAGGGTACATCCTGTCTGTGGAACATCACCGTTCGAGGACGCTGGAAGCCCGATGATGGCGCGCGCGAGACGCAAGTCTTCGCTCTGGCAATCACGACCAATGGGGGGACTGGCGCGCGGCCAAAGCTGGATGGCCTGTCAGCTACGGCGTTTCCGTCTGGCGTTCGCGGTACTCCTGTCGAAATTGCAGAGAATCAGTGTCCACTGATTTTCTGGAAGAAAGAACTACGTGAAGGAAGCGGTGGTTCTGGCCAGACATGCGGCGGCGATGGGCAGGTGATGGAAATCGGCACGACCAACGATGACGCCTTCGAATTGCTGGCGGCTTTCGATCGCGTCAAATACCCTCCACGCGGTGCGCTGGGGGGAGGGGATGGCGCGGCTGGCATCGTGAAAACCTCGAAAGGCCGGTCTCTCTCATCAAAGGGATTGCATATTATCGCCCCGGATGAACGGCTGCACTTACTGACACCGGGCGGCGGCGGTCTCGGCACACCCTGA
- a CDS encoding NAD(P)-dependent oxidoreductase gives MPACFITQPIAKEAVAFLRQQNVTVRFASSMTMATVIKEVGAADAVITRDLGFSAAAVAAAPALRLIACHGSGTDRIAVDAAKTRGIVVTRALGSNSRSVAELTIGLMLTVARRICEADRAVRANDWVFRYRGAGMELHGKTLGLVGFGAIAREVARIAAAGFGMNVRAWSSSVEASVFAEHGVTMMSDLPSLLRSSDVISLHRPAGRGGDVSPVISDETIRDLRSGSILLNTSRGVAVDRDALLAALQSGRLAGAGLDVLAEEPPEPDDRLLQCEGVVFTPHVGAATTDALVRTAMMCAHQVMDVFAGRIPPHAL, from the coding sequence ATGCCAGCCTGCTTTATCACCCAGCCTATTGCCAAGGAGGCGGTCGCCTTTCTGCGCCAGCAGAATGTGACAGTCCGCTTTGCTTCCTCAATGACGATGGCAACCGTCATCAAGGAAGTCGGTGCAGCGGACGCCGTCATTACGCGCGATCTGGGCTTTAGCGCTGCAGCCGTCGCCGCTGCCCCTGCCTTGCGCCTCATTGCCTGTCATGGTTCCGGCACCGACCGGATTGCTGTGGATGCCGCCAAAACTCGTGGAATCGTGGTCACGCGGGCTCTTGGCAGCAATAGCCGCTCGGTTGCTGAACTGACGATTGGACTGATGCTGACGGTGGCGCGTCGTATCTGCGAAGCGGACCGGGCTGTGCGCGCAAATGACTGGGTCTTTCGCTATCGCGGTGCAGGAATGGAACTGCACGGCAAAACACTGGGGCTTGTTGGATTTGGCGCCATCGCGCGCGAAGTGGCGCGGATTGCCGCTGCGGGATTTGGAATGAATGTGCGGGCCTGGTCATCCAGTGTGGAGGCATCAGTATTTGCTGAGCATGGTGTGACAATGATGTCTGATCTTCCATCGCTCCTGCGTTCCTCGGATGTCATCTCTCTCCATCGTCCAGCCGGTCGGGGTGGTGACGTATCGCCGGTGATTTCGGATGAGACGATTCGTGACCTGCGTTCCGGATCGATTTTGCTGAATACCAGTCGAGGAGTCGCCGTGGATCGTGATGCGCTTTTAGCAGCGCTCCAGTCCGGTCGACTGGCTGGTGCGGGACTTGATGTGCTGGCGGAGGAGCCACCGGAACCAGATGATCGGCTTCTTCAATGTGAAGGCGTTGTCTTCACTCCGCATGTCGGTGCGGCGACGACGGACGCTCTGGTCCGAACAGCCATGATGTGTGCCCATCAGGTTATGGACGTATTTGCGGGCCGTATTCCGCCGCACGCCTTATGA
- a CDS encoding DUF3363 domain-containing protein produces MADQTVEKTRPRAEHEIEAALRQDVTAERWTRLDAELQRHADDLGIVDLRADATTGFGQDATHRALLTGRAQTLERMGLTTPEGPGRWSLTPDMADTLREMGARGDIIKTMHRAMTERSRDLMMSSGDYVISGEHHPTKLTGRLLDRGLHNELTGEAYAVSFWTKE; encoded by the coding sequence TTGGCAGATCAAACCGTTGAGAAAACACGTCCACGCGCCGAACACGAGATCGAGGCCGCGTTGCGCCAAGATGTCACGGCGGAACGCTGGACTCGGCTTGATGCCGAGTTGCAGCGCCATGCCGACGATCTGGGGATCGTGGACCTGCGGGCTGACGCCACTACAGGCTTCGGCCAGGATGCGACGCATCGCGCGCTGCTAACCGGCAGGGCACAGACACTGGAACGCATGGGACTGACCACGCCGGAAGGACCAGGCCGATGGTCACTCACGCCCGACATGGCGGACACGCTGCGCGAGATGGGCGCACGGGGCGACATCATCAAAACCATGCACCGCGCCATGACGGAACGAAGCCGGGATCTGATGATGTCTTCCGGTGATTACGTGATCTCGGGAGAACATCACCCTACCAAACTGACCGGCCGCCTACTGGACCGTGGACTGCACAACGAACTGACGGGCGAAGCCTATGCCGTGTCTTTCTGGACGAAGGAGTAA